DNA from Malus sylvestris chromosome 11, drMalSylv7.2, whole genome shotgun sequence:
ggccGAATTTACGTTGATCCAAGATCCTCcgaattttgtgcatcaacatttggcgccgtttgtgggaaacgacacaaaaagctatgtcggttccctttcatttgtttttatctcaccaccgtgaaacctcaCCACTGTCCATCGTGGATTTACAAAACCCAAGAGACGCCCAActcgctctctctcttcctcacttGCAACTCTAACTTCTACAAGTGTTGCTACTACTTCCTCTTTGTAACAACACCACAAATGAGTAGTTGAATCCCATCTCACCCGCTCAGCAGCTGGCTGGTGGTGTCGGGCCGGCCCGAACAGTAGCTAAAAGAGCGTCAACCGACAATGGAGTCGCACGTCGTCCCATACACTGGCGGTGATGTGAAGAAATCTAGAGAGCTAGGCAAAATGTTCGACAGCCAAATTACCGATCATCATCTAGCGGACCTTCTCCGGACCTTCTCCTCTTTCTGCTCCATCTAGCGGACCTTCTCCTCTTTCTAAGCTCTCAGGCTCAcgcccttcttcctcctcccaaCACAACGGCGAATCTGTTCGATCGGGACCCAACTCCGGTCAAATTTCTAAGAAATCCTCAGGCCTCTTGACTCCACAGCTTCAGGTAACTGGCCTTATCACCTCCGGGCCATTGGGCTCGGGCCCACTAAGTTCCGGGGACAGAAAGTCGTCCGGTCAGCTGGAACACGCTGGCTCGATAAGCAAAGTGCTATATAGTTCGTCGATGACCACTTTGAGCGAGGAGGTGAAAATGGAGTTTCGGGTGTCGAAGGTGCCGATGCTGGTGGTTGTTGTCTGGAATTGTgtttggagaagaaaatggcTGCTAGGGTTTGTGAGGAGGTACCCAGATGCTGAGCTTAGAGGTGCCATTGACGGACAGTACGACAAGGTTACTGGGGTTGTTACCTGTGGCAGTATTCCGTTGGAATCGTCCTACCAAAGAGTACCTAGGTGTGTATATGTTTCCACAGAATTGTGTGAATCTAAAGGATGCTATGTGCACTAGTAAGAGAATAAAAAATCTAGACATTCAGAGATTTGTCAGGGGAGATGACTTGCCTTGCTTACGAGGTTGCCACGTCAACAGCTGCATTGGCTGCAGCCACCCTACACAGTGCCAGAGCAAGCACCACCCCAAGCGGTGCCAGAGCAAGCAGTGAGTATACTCATCACCACTGATACCCGGATCCCATCTCCTGCGAATACCACGACCACCAGTGGAAAACTAGGCAGAAGATAAGCTTTCTTACAATAATTCTATTATTATCCTCTTTTGATATTGTCTACCATGCCTAAAAGAAACCACATCATCACTGAAAATGACAGTGTTTGCTTTATAGTGTGCATTTTCTTTTACAGTATGCACATGCTTTACAACGTTTGCTTGTCTTTGATCTTCAAGcttacaattattattattatttaatattttattattatgtttGTCACATGAGTGCGGCACTCACAAAACTTTCactaatacatatatatgtatatatatattggttgtGTGCCCCATTGTCATTATAATAAGGTTACATGATTACTTTTATGTGCTTATTATGTTGGGTCACATTGCCTTAGATTCTTACTTTTActatgttattattattattatttgtgatGTTTATCATTACTTTGATCACTATAAGACCACTACCATAAAACGTGGCAAAGTCTGTACACGTACTACACCATTTacaatatataattattttatcaCCTCATATGACCAAATTGGATATCAACAACTTGaatgaaaataatatatatatatatatatatatatatatatatatattatttattaccTAGTGACATATATTTAACCCAAGTACATGTGCAATATTTATTCATGGCCTAGAATATTGTGACTGCCATTAAACTATGTCTcttatacaacatgtgatttaccacacgactaaataaattatttatttataaaaggcACATAGCACAATATTTTATCTCGACAaattttgtcaatttgatttattcattatacagtcatacttatactgtcatttattgtcaggaattattgagcaactagatccactgatcaacattgttgctgattaaagaaGTCTACTAACTTATAGACTGATGAGCCACATGCTCATGGTGACAAAGATTTAGTCCGAACAATGATCTCTTCTCTAACCCGACAACCGAACCCGAGTCATGTTgagaatcaactcatactgagtgcatgtcgacataaagtaggtacttgcaatgaggaataCCACGGGCCGAGTTGCCTCAtagcgagcatagcctctagtcgagcagcctcgcaacgagcatcgcctTCAACCGAGCAACCGCCTTGtcgcgagcatagcctctagccaAGCAGCCTCGTAATgagcatcgcctccagccgagcagtctcgtaatgtgtgatacctctaaccgagtattgctttatgttgagcattgcctTGTGTTGAGTACCAATTCTGGACGACATCTAGTcactttggcccatacatggattggatttgaagtctcaaaccaaaagactctcttgactgaagacttaggggactcatGTTGggaccatatattgggcctcgtctttAGGCCTCATCCCTAAGCCCATGATTTATCTAAAAGGGGAGggagccattattctataaaagggactctccctCACCCTCATTAAAGAAGTTTGACCTTCacaaaagaaacaagaaagCTTCACATCCAaacagagggcaataccctataagccaaacagagagcaaaatggcaagggTTGCGTCCACAGAGAGCTCCCTTACcgatctattgtaatccatacattcatacagtgaaatggaatcaacattagtgtggacatagcccaaacattagggtgaaccacgatacatcattgtgttcttgtgtgtttgtatgattcacggccggatttacgttggtccaagatcctccagattttgtgcatcaacagacttaGAACCAAAACTCCATTTCCAAAAGCTGCAAAATGCAGATCTTCATTTCTCATTTCATTGGCCAAGCCTGGTATTTttctttaaggaaaaaaaatgagaacccACACGCAGCCTGCACTGTGGTAGAGCAAGGAAACCCTAAAAGCCAGAAAACCAGAAATTTCCTCACCCTCATGTAGCTTCGTCTATTAGTATGATCGATTTTTAAAGCTATTTTTGACCCCATTGTTGTAAATCCTTGGTTCCGCCATTGGTCCTACGTGTGAAGTCCAATGGCCACACATGCTCCACATCATCCGATTTGTATTGTCCACGTCCTAGTTTTGGTATTAGTTACACGTGAAGGGTCTGTTGAGATTGAATCATACATTGATGAAATAAGTAACCTTGCATGTACTTATTAGTAATTGAGTTActggtgaaacctcaacttttttcagTTAAAAATAAGGTTATGAGATAAATGTCAAAATCCTTTATTGGTCAAACAACTATAGGAAAAAAGATAGAATActaggagaaaataaaaataaacttgatcctcaAGACAAGCAGGCAAAGTCTTGAGGAAATAACTTAGAAAATAATTCAAATCTAGTAAATTTAATCAATAATCCTCAACGCTCCTCATCAAATTGGACCATGTCCTGTTATTGAATGACATCCATGTCAAGATCAAGCGATTGACATAAAGTAGTCACGGCGATCGATATCAAACAATCATAACTGTTGAAATCAAGTATTCACAAGTCACGACCATCGTTATCACGTAGTTGCAGTCGATATCAACCTGGGTTGTGTGCAGTGGCTGCTCATCTTACAGGAATTCACATGCCATCAAGATGCTAAATAGCAGAATCAGAGTGCTTCATCACTATCTTCCTTGCTATGCAGAAAGGTACGCGCATATTTTTAGTATAATTACAAGTCTTTGCTTTTATGTTGGGATCAATGCTCTTGCCTATGGACAGGGGCAAATTAGCTGCAAAGGCGAATTCACTGGCTCTTTTGATTTAGGAAGTTCCTCAAGCATGCCGGGCAGCCTACAAGAAACGGAATATGATTGCAATAGATCAAAACACTAAAGTTGAGGTATAACAAAAGGCATTGATAGAACAATTCGAAGGCAGATAAACAAAGAGATCAATACAAAACGAAAAATATTGTGCTACTAGCTGAACAAGGCTCATGCTATCAAAAGCGTTAAATTGTATACAAACTCAAGGCTTCATTCTGTTATCAATAGATTCAAGGAGCAAGTTATAGTATGGGAAGCGGTGAATGaaaatttactttttaatttctttgaacgTACTTGGGTTCAAAAGCTTctgcccttttttttataatatggCCATTAAAGCTGATGGATTAACCACCATGTTCATTAATGAATTTAATAATAACCATATAGTTATAACTGATTCATGTAACTATATTGGTTAATCAATTGGTTTGAGTTAGTTAGAAGAAAGTTGTTAGAAAGGGTAATTGAGTCATTCTGTATTGAAAGGTTAGCTATTATAAATAGCTCTTGTAACTGTCATTTGTGATACATTGGATTCATTTTGCTTTTCTGAATATACAAAGCTTTCGTCTTCCTCTTTTCATCATTCTTTCTGCTACTGTTCTATAACATTGGTATATCATTTTAGTCtatgttaatatggtatcagagccggaGAAGGCTCGCTGCTGTTTTCGATCCTAGGGTTTCTTCCGCTACTCTGGTTCAGTTTCTTGGTGTTTCCCCCAATGATTTTCTTCGCTGGGTTCTTTGGACGTTTGGGCTACTGACGTTTCCACTGGTGTTCGAAGGATTGGCGTTGTGGTTGAAGAATTGATTCCGTTCAGGTGATCTCGTTCCTGTTTCTTCATCTGGATTTGTGTCTTGAAtgttgattttgtttctggatAATAATGGAGTTTGAGAGTCTGTTATGATTCTTGTGAATTGGGGATTCTGTTATGTTTTCTCCTGAGTTGATGAATGAATTCTGATATAATAGTTGTGTTTTTTAATGGAGTTTGAGAGTCTGTCATGATTCTTGTGAATTGGGGATTCTGTTATGATTTCTCCTGCATTGGTAAATTGGTGAATGAAGTATGATATAGTGTTTTGTGCGATAGTTAATTGACGGGTTGATAGTGCTATTCTGGTATATCAGTTTTCAAGAAGGTTGTTCGTATTTCTTTGATTCACGATTTTCTTGCAAGAAAGTGTCAATCTTTCTTGTGTTGTCCACGGTGTTCATCTCTCTGGTTAGTCGGTTTTGGATTTGTGGCAGTGTTCGTTTTTTTGGCATGGCTGCGTCTTCGTTTAAAGTTGAAGGTGTTTTAGGAATGCTTACTATCAAGCTTAGGAATGATAATTTTGCTAAGTGGGCTTTTCAGTTTCAGTCGGTGTTAAGAGGATATAAGTTGTTTGGTCATTTTGATGGTACAACTCCTTGTCCATCAAAGTTTGTTGTTGATTCAAATAATGGGGTCACAAGGGAGATCACATGGGCGTATACTAAATGGGAGACAACTGATATCGCTTTGTTGAGCCTCTTGCTTGCTACTCTTACTGATGAGGCTATGGAGTATGTGATTGGGTGTCGAACGGCGTATGAAGCCTGGAATAATCTGGTTGATAGATATGCCACTGTGTCTAAATCCAGAATCAATCATTTGAAAACTGAATTACACACAATTCAAAAAGGGTCCGATACGGCTGATAAGTATCTGTTGAGGCTTAAACATATTAGAGAACAACTTAGTGCTGCAGGTGAATCTATCTCAGATAATGATGTTATGATTGCTGGTCTTGCTGGATTACTTAGGGAGTATGGTGTTATTCGTACTGTTATATTGGCCAGGGAATCTACACTCACGTTGAAGGAGTTTCGAGCATTGTTACTTGGTACTGAAAGGGAAATTGAAGGGGAACTGAATACACTGTCAGCACTCTATGTTCAAGGGTCAAGTTCGGGTTCCAACACTGGTTTTGGTTCTTCTGCTTCATCTTCCAATTCTCAAAGTCATGCACATATTCCAGCTATCACTGCTGGCACTGGTACTGTCACTGCTGTACCTAATGCTTCACAATCGTCCCTCCCACCACCTCAAGTTCAACAGTCATATTATTCTCAACCTCCACCTCAGTTTCCAAATGACTCAGTTGGTTATGGTTTTTCTGCAAATTACAGTGGTCAAAATGCACCTAGATCACAATCTTTGAATGCACAGTCTGGATCTTTTGGGAATAACTATAGAGGTCACAATAACTATAGAGGTGGTAACAATTACAGATATAACAATGGCTTCCGAGGAAGGGGATATAGTTCTGGCAATTCAGGGGGTTCAAGACAATCTGGGAATGGAAATAATAATTGGTCCGGTATGGTTGATACTAGAACTACAGTGCTGATTGAATGTCAGATTTGCAACAAACGAGGGCACACTGCAGTAAATTGTTTTCACAGGAATTCAAATGTCCCAACTACGGGTGTTGTTGTCGAATGTCAAATATGTGGGAAGAGGGGTCACTCAGCCTTGGATTGTTATCAAAGGGGAAACTATGCTTATCAAGGACAACCTCCACCTCCATCATTGTCTGCAATGACTGCACAACAGACTTCTCAGTTTCTTCCTCCTGATGCTTGGATTGTTGATTCTGGTGCGTCACATCATATCACTTCTGATATTAGTGCTCTCTCTCAAGTAATACCTTTTGAGGGATCTGAGAAGATAACAATTAGGAATGGTACAGGTCTACCAATTAAGAATATTGGTTCAACTATGCTTCACACTCCTAAACGTTCTCTAATTCTTAATAAAGTTTTACATGTGCCTAATATTGCTAGGAGTTTACTCTCTGTGAAACAGTTATGTGCAGATAACAACAGTTGGTTTATCTGTGAtgattctgaattctttgtgcAGGACAAGAAGACAAAGGAGATAGTGTACCACGGAAGGAGTAGGCCTGAGGAATTGTTCCAGATCCCTGTGGTTAAAAGTACAAAGGGTTCTCAGTTCATAACACAGTATCCAGCAGCTTATTTGGGCAAAGCAGTGAAGAATACTATCTGGCATCAGAGATTGGGACATCCAGCTCATGATGTACTGACTACAATGTTGAAACAGTCCAATATTTTAGTACAAACAGATGATAATCATAGTACTTGTATCTCTTGTATTCAAGGCAAGATGTCTAGGATTCCATTTCCGGTTAGAACTGATAGGTGTACATTTCCTTTTCAGAAAGTACATACTGATGTCTGGGGTCCATCACCTGTAAGATCCATAGAGGGATATAGGTATTATGTAACATTTGttgatgaatatacaagaatTGTTTGGATATTTCCCATGAGCAATAAATCTGATGTGTTTACCATCTTTGTTAAGTTCTACAAGTTTATTCTTAATCAATTTGGTACATCAATCAAGTCATTGCAAACAGATGGGGGAGGGGAATATACAAGCAAGAGTTTTACTTCATTTCTAGCTGACAAGGGCATTTTGCAGCTCATATCTTGTCCTTATACTCCTCAACAGAACGAAGTGGCAGAAAGGAAACATAGGCATATTTTGGAAACTGCAATCACTCTTCTTAGTGCTTCTGGTTTACCTTCTGAGTTATGGTACTTTGCTTGTGCACATTCCGTTCTGTTAATCAATAATATGCCTTGCAAAAGTTTGTCTTTCAGTTCTCCATACTTGTCTTTGTACAAGAAGGTACCTGATATACAATCTCTTAAGATTTTTGGCTCTGCTGTATTTCCATGGCTGAGACCTTACAACATTAATAAGTTACAACCACGATCAGTGATGTGTGCATTCTTGGGCTATTCACAAGGGTACAAAGGAGTGATTTGTTATAACTTACAGACCAAGAAGTTTATCATTTCTAGACATGTCTGTTTTGATGAGTCTGTATTTCCTGCGAAAATGGTTCAACACACAAGCCCTGCACGGGTGGATAGACATGAGGACCATGCACAACCAATGGATGTACCTGTTATTGTTTCTATACCAGTGTCACATGCAAGGAGACCTACGGATTCTGCAGAATCACAGAACTCTTTATCTCAATCAGGCACAGAAATACTTTCTCCAAATACTACTACATCAGAAGATCATGTTTCACCAGCATTAGAAAATCAGGGGTCTGGAACACCTTATGCTCATTCCTCTTCACCGATTACTACTCCTTTGCTTCCTGTCATTGATCCTGCACAACTCCAGGTAGTTCTTCCTTTTTCACATCCTACTAATTCAGTCATCACAGATGTCAATCAGAATTGTATCCAAACCAGGTTAAAAACTGGTACCATTGTTAAGAAGAGTTATGTGGGATGTCTTGCTTCTCTACCTCAGTTGCATTCCTTACATCTTGATGAGTTATTCTATGCTGATTTTTCTACCAACTTCCATCCAACTTTGTCTGGAGGTTTTTCATTTCTTGCTGACATCACGGATGGGGAAGAACCTAGAAATTTTAAGGCTGCATCATTAAAACCAGAATGGCAACTTGCTATGCAAGAGGAGTTTAATGCACTGAAAACTCAAGGCACTTGGATCCTTGTTCCACCTCCATCTCATCGGTCTATTATTGGAAGTAAGTGGGTGTATAAGGTCAAGAAAAATCCCGATGGTAGTATATCTCGGTTCAAGGCCAGGTTGGTGGCACATGGGTACTCTCAGGAGCACGGCTTGGATTACTCAGAGACATTCAGTCCAGTGGTTAGACATACCACTGTACGACTTATCTTAGCCTTAGCAGCTCAGTTCAGTTGGCAATTAAGACAACTTGATATCAAAAACGCTTTTCTTCATGGAGACTTGGAAGAAGAGGTTTATATGAAACAACCACAGGGGTTTGTGAATGCTACATGTCCTGAGCATGTCTGCAAATTGGTTAAATCTctttatggtttaaaacaggcTCCTCGAGCTTGGAATTCCAAATTTACTAGCTTTCTACCTGCTATTGGTTTCCAATCCTCTCTTTCCGATAGTAGTCTATTTGTCAAACTTGATGGTGGAGACATAATCCTTTTATTgttgtatgttgatgacataattCTCACTGGTTCAAACTCAGTTAAACTACAGTCTGTAATTGATGATCTTGCTGGTGTGTTTGATCTCAAAGATATGGGGCGGTTAACCTATTTTTTGGGGCTGCATATACAGTATCGAGATGATGGTTCCTTGTTTATCTCTCAGACTA
Protein-coding regions in this window:
- the LOC126588798 gene encoding uncharacterized protein LOC126588798; this translates as MVDTRTTVLIECQICNKRGHTAVNCFHRNSNVPTTGVVVECQICGKRGHSALDCYQRGNYAYQGQPPPPSLSAMTAQQTSQFLPPDAWIVDSGQEDKGDSVPRKE